The DNA region GTCTAGATCGCCTATGATGTCCTCGCGTTGGAGTTTGCCGCCGGCCAGGTCGTGGAAGACTGCTTCGTGGATATACCTGACCTTCTTGAACGCTTTGGCTTTATCAAAGTCCTCCTCAAGCCGGATCTTCGGCGGCGGCAGCAGCGGTGATGGGAGGAGATGGTGGATCGCCCCTCCCGCGTTGAGGTACGGGAAGGCGGAGGAGAGAATGAACGCTGGATCCTCAGGGTAACGCTCGATCAGATCATCGAGATCGTAATCAAGGTCAAACAGTCCGGTGCAGATCGCCCCAAACAATGTGTTTGAGGGAAAGACTGATGGAAAGGTCGAATGCGGTGTGAGATAGACTGCTCGCATGGTGTCTGCTCACTCCGCGCTGAGCAGTCCGAGGATCTCGCGTGCGGTCGTCGCCCCATTGGTCTTTTCATGGGGTCTCCAGTCTGCTCCACTCCGGTAATCCTCTACCGTCTTCTCCATCAGAGCGAGATCGGTGAACCGTATCTTCCCGTATCCACGGCTGCCCGAGGCTCCAAGGTAGTTGTCCTCAAGGAGGGTCATCGCCTCAAGGACCAGTTTCAGGCGTCTTCCATCATCCACACCGTATTGCGAGAATATGATCTCGAGATCGAAGGAAGACCCGGCAGGGACACGCTCGATAAACCTGGGTGTTGCCATCGAGGTGATCCGGTTGAGGAAGTTCTCACCCTTCACCTCTGTCCCGTGCAGGATGTCCTCGGTTGAGTCCCAGAGCGCCCGGGTCTTCTGGTCGGGGTAGGAGTCGCGGACGATTATGCGTGTTGGCCCTCCCTCGATCTTCTCGGCTGCTGACCTGCCGAACGTGACACAGAGGTCGCAAGATGGCTCCTTGCAGGTGTGGACATCGCCGCCGTTCATGAGCCACTTGTCTGAGTGACGAACCTCAAGGAGCGATCGCATCTTCCCCTTCAGCGAGGAGCCAGGGATGTAGGGCAGGTTCAGGACACCGTCCATGATCACCGGCGAATCGGTACCCCCGATCTTGAGTTCCTCAGCAATCCCGCCGATGTGCAGCCCGGTCAGACACTCGATCACACCGCAAATACGGTAATTGCGCTCAAATTTCATCATCACCACCTATCCTTTTCCGTAATATTTTGCGTATGCCACGATCGCTTTCATCAGGTCTACAAACCGGTCGTAGTTCTTTATTGTCTGGTCTTCGGTCCCCGCCGGGATCTTTTTCATGCAGGTGTCTACGAGGTCGAAGAACTCGTTTGGGATGAGCTTTCGGCCCTTCGCGTATGCAAGGCTTGGCCGGATCATGTGGAACTCGGCCCGTGCTGCAACCCAGCCCTTCTCCCGGATCTGTTCCTGGTTGCGAACGATGGTATCGAAGAACTTCCGAAGCTGAGTTGGTTTTAACTGGCCACTTAGCTCCCGAACAAACGATTCAGCGATCCCGTTTTCCTTTGTAATCTCTTCGATATCCAGGTCGGCAAGGTTTTTCAACTGCGCGATCTGTTTAATAGTATCCTGAGTTTTTCCGCCACCTTTATCCATGTTACACCCTCTCCTTCACTAAGCGATCTGTTTAATAGTATCCTGAGTTTTTCCGCCACCCTCTCTCCGCCGGGTCGTCCCATCATAAGAGGATGGGGAGTAATTTGGTCTTGCCATGGTCATTTTCACCTGTTCTTTCCTTTTGATCAGCGTCTCTCTTCTCTCAACCGCAGGCTTGTCCAGTAGACCGGGAACCTGATCCAGGGGAATACCGGCTGGACGAGGCGCTCGAGGCTTTCAAGGTCATCACGGGTCTTTGCGTGCCGTTTCATGACATACTTGAGATACGGCACGAAGCGTTTCCGCCGGATCCGCT from Methanoculleus receptaculi includes:
- the csm3 gene encoding type III-A CRISPR-associated RAMP protein Csm3 gives rise to the protein MMKFERNYRICGVIECLTGLHIGGIAEELKIGGTDSPVIMDGVLNLPYIPGSSLKGKMRSLLEVRHSDKWLMNGGDVHTCKEPSCDLCVTFGRSAAEKIEGGPTRIIVRDSYPDQKTRALWDSTEDILHGTEVKGENFLNRITSMATPRFIERVPAGSSFDLEIIFSQYGVDDGRRLKLVLEAMTLLEDNYLGASGSRGYGKIRFTDLALMEKTVEDYRSGADWRPHEKTNGATTAREILGLLSAE
- the csm2 gene encoding type III-A CRISPR-associated protein Csm2 codes for the protein MDKGGGKTQDTIKQIAQLKNLADLDIEEITKENGIAESFVRELSGQLKPTQLRKFFDTIVRNQEQIREKGWVAARAEFHMIRPSLAYAKGRKLIPNEFFDLVDTCMKKIPAGTEDQTIKNYDRFVDLMKAIVAYAKYYGKG